A region from the Lentimonas sp. CC4 genome encodes:
- the trpD gene encoding anthranilate phosphoribosyltransferase translates to MQALEPLTEILLTGADLEADQATVVAELLIRSDVSASSKRDCLLALARKGETATEVAAFAHAFREHALNPGVEEWASRAIDVCGTGGDGSGTFNISTAVSFVVAAAGVPVFKHGNRSITSKCGSADLLEALGIRLDAPHDMLRQSLRELNFGFFFAPAYHPAFKEIMPVRRALAEEGQRTIFNLLGPLINPGRPAFQLLGVFSQAWVQPLADALGELGLSGGLVAHGRPQPGSALDELSCAGENFVAGFGARASVPKTLNVADAGLSACEFSELSGGDVAENLATMHALLSGAEDAVPAGLRDSVLLNAGVALWIAGAAPDMAGGVTKARETLTSGAVAQWLQRVHTFYQQG, encoded by the coding sequence ATGCAAGCACTCGAACCACTTACAGAGATTCTATTAACTGGCGCTGACCTGGAGGCAGATCAGGCGACTGTCGTGGCGGAACTTTTGATCCGTTCAGATGTTTCAGCATCATCAAAGCGAGATTGTTTGCTGGCGTTAGCACGCAAGGGCGAGACGGCGACTGAGGTGGCTGCCTTTGCACATGCCTTTCGTGAGCATGCGCTGAATCCAGGGGTCGAGGAATGGGCGAGTCGCGCGATCGATGTGTGTGGCACGGGTGGTGATGGCTCGGGCACCTTTAATATTTCAACGGCGGTTTCCTTCGTCGTGGCAGCAGCAGGCGTTCCGGTTTTCAAGCACGGGAATCGCTCAATCACTTCGAAGTGTGGCAGTGCGGATTTACTGGAGGCACTCGGTATTCGCCTGGATGCGCCGCATGATATGCTGCGTCAGTCACTACGTGAGTTGAATTTTGGTTTCTTTTTTGCGCCAGCGTATCATCCCGCGTTTAAGGAGATCATGCCAGTGCGGCGTGCCTTAGCGGAAGAGGGCCAGCGCACTATTTTTAACCTGCTCGGCCCATTGATTAATCCTGGGCGTCCTGCTTTTCAACTGTTGGGAGTATTCTCGCAGGCGTGGGTGCAACCGTTGGCCGATGCGCTGGGTGAGCTCGGTCTGTCGGGCGGGTTAGTTGCGCATGGTCGACCTCAACCAGGGAGCGCGTTGGATGAGTTGAGCTGTGCGGGAGAGAATTTTGTAGCAGGGTTTGGCGCACGGGCGTCGGTGCCAAAGACTTTGAACGTCGCAGATGCTGGGCTGAGCGCATGTGAATTTTCAGAACTGAGTGGTGGCGATGTGGCTGAAAATTTAGCGACAATGCATGCCTTGCTCAGTGGCGCAGAGGATGCGGTGCCTGCAGGCTTGCGAGACAGTGTCTTGTTGAACGCGGGCGTGGCGCTATGGATCGCAGGTGCGGCACCAGATATGGCTGGCGGAGTTACGAAAGCGCGTGAAACGCTGACGAGTGGTGCGGTAGCGCAATGGCTGCAACGTGTGCATACATTTTATCAACAGGGCTAG
- the glmM gene encoding phosphoglucosamine mutase gives MGKYFGTDGIRGPVGGDLINADAAYRLGSAMGRYLKARKPELPLNAVIGRDTRASGPELADALIRGLNQHEVYVHDLGVVPTPSIAQSLLEQQADLGIAVTASHNPASDNGIKLFDSRGHKYDAVEEAQIEALMDAEPPAPAGLPKVKSYRLDAAAFYVNYVRSLMDQNCLSGWKIVLDLANGATSETTPAAFKRWGAELILIGNQPDGENINQGVGSEHPELLGEAVVKHGANLGIAHDGDGDRVVVCDETGVAVDGDILLGLFGLYALRSGALGNNTLVATVQSNLGLDLAMREAGGRVERTDIGDRNVARVMREIGSNIGGESSGHIIFSDFATTGDGLLAAVKLIGVMCHAKKPLSELRQEIRLFPQGTLNLKVAEKKPLDTLDTLNKAIAAVEKDFGEDGRVLVRYSGTEPKLRLLVEGKDEKRVSNALKDLEKAACSDLDVIAH, from the coding sequence ATGGGTAAATATTTTGGCACAGACGGAATTCGTGGCCCAGTGGGCGGCGATTTAATCAATGCGGATGCCGCGTATCGTTTGGGTTCCGCGATGGGGCGCTATTTGAAGGCGCGCAAGCCTGAGTTACCTTTAAACGCAGTGATCGGTCGAGATACTCGTGCGAGTGGTCCTGAACTGGCGGATGCATTGATCCGAGGGCTCAATCAGCATGAGGTGTATGTGCACGATCTAGGCGTGGTTCCGACGCCATCAATTGCGCAGTCTTTACTCGAGCAACAGGCGGATCTCGGTATTGCGGTGACGGCATCGCACAACCCAGCTTCGGATAATGGCATCAAATTATTCGACAGTCGCGGTCATAAATATGACGCCGTCGAAGAGGCGCAGATTGAAGCCTTGATGGATGCTGAGCCTCCTGCTCCTGCAGGTTTACCGAAGGTAAAGTCCTATCGATTGGATGCGGCGGCGTTTTATGTGAATTATGTTCGTTCCTTGATGGACCAGAACTGCTTGTCGGGCTGGAAGATTGTGTTGGATTTGGCGAATGGTGCGACCAGTGAGACGACGCCAGCTGCCTTTAAGCGTTGGGGTGCGGAACTCATTCTGATTGGCAATCAGCCAGATGGTGAAAATATTAATCAAGGTGTGGGCAGTGAGCACCCGGAGTTGCTAGGTGAAGCTGTGGTCAAGCACGGTGCGAACTTGGGCATTGCGCACGATGGTGATGGTGATCGCGTGGTTGTCTGTGATGAGACGGGCGTTGCCGTGGATGGCGACATCCTGCTAGGGCTGTTTGGGCTGTATGCATTACGCTCTGGGGCGCTTGGAAACAATACCTTGGTCGCCACAGTGCAAAGTAACCTAGGCCTCGACTTGGCGATGCGTGAGGCCGGCGGGCGCGTCGAGCGGACGGATATCGGTGACCGTAATGTGGCGCGAGTGATGCGTGAAATCGGCTCGAATATTGGAGGTGAATCGTCCGGTCATATTATTTTTTCGGACTTTGCGACCACTGGTGACGGCCTGTTAGCTGCCGTAAAGTTGATCGGTGTCATGTGCCACGCAAAGAAGCCACTGTCTGAACTTCGACAGGAAATTCGTTTATTTCCCCAAGGCACATTGAATTTAAAAGTCGCTGAAAAGAAGCCTTTGGACACGCTCGATACGCTAAATAAAGCAATTGCTGCGGTTGAAAAGGACTTCGGTGAGGATGGTCGTGTGTTGGTTCGCTACTCCGGAACGGAGCCTAAGCTTCGCTTGTTGGTGGAAGGAAAGGACGAAAAGCGTGTCTCAAATGCATTAAAAGACTTGGAAAAGGCGGCATGTTCGGATTTGGATGTAATAGCGCATTGA
- a CDS encoding tetratricopeptide repeat protein, protein MEEVALKDLDPRLQKQIENARKAVDKNPSYAVDIMSNIVARHPECLDARKILRQAQQRANGGKSKGFGGFLSKVTSIPFSMGSDAKIKKDPVAAMASAEQMLNANPSNVKAHQVIGSAAEALELFETAAFVYDEVRKIEPKNAENVKALMSAYIKIGKSEEAIRIGDAAYHEHPADDEIQGLIKKASVEQSINKGKWEEDESFRDKLKDEEESQKLEQAGRAKTGDAGLRAMIEDAKAAVEEEPGNINYYRDISNNYRKLGELDNALEWIGKARQLEAGSADVNLERLEGTLKREKMAAGIIAKEEALEANPESAELKAELEALRHDERVFRLTQAEDLVQRYPNEFSYRYELGELYHAEGETDKAIKELQLAQRSPKVRINALILLGKAYKVKGFADLAAEQLTLAKSEIPGVTDQKKDVLYELGSCYEEQGDMEKAMVEFKALYGADISYRDVSQKIDDFYSKKS, encoded by the coding sequence ATGGAAGAAGTTGCTCTCAAGGATCTCGATCCCCGTCTCCAGAAGCAGATTGAAAACGCCCGTAAGGCTGTGGATAAAAATCCGTCTTACGCCGTCGATATCATGTCAAACATTGTAGCCCGTCATCCAGAATGTCTGGATGCACGTAAAATCCTTCGCCAAGCGCAGCAGCGGGCGAACGGAGGTAAGTCCAAGGGCTTTGGAGGGTTTCTCTCAAAAGTAACCAGCATCCCGTTCTCCATGGGGAGCGATGCTAAGATCAAAAAGGATCCTGTCGCTGCGATGGCTTCGGCAGAGCAGATGCTCAATGCAAACCCTTCCAATGTGAAGGCGCATCAGGTGATCGGCAGTGCTGCCGAAGCGCTAGAATTGTTTGAGACTGCAGCGTTTGTGTATGATGAGGTTCGCAAGATTGAGCCAAAGAATGCCGAGAACGTTAAGGCACTGATGTCTGCCTATATCAAAATTGGTAAGAGCGAGGAGGCGATTCGTATCGGTGATGCCGCCTATCACGAGCATCCTGCGGATGACGAAATTCAAGGCTTGATTAAGAAGGCTTCGGTTGAGCAGTCCATTAATAAGGGTAAGTGGGAAGAGGACGAAAGCTTCCGTGATAAGCTTAAGGACGAAGAAGAATCGCAGAAGTTGGAGCAGGCTGGTCGTGCAAAGACAGGTGATGCTGGGCTGCGTGCGATGATCGAGGATGCCAAGGCCGCGGTCGAAGAGGAGCCTGGTAATATTAATTACTATCGGGATATTTCCAATAATTACCGTAAGCTCGGCGAGTTGGACAACGCACTGGAGTGGATTGGTAAGGCGCGTCAACTCGAAGCGGGTAGTGCCGATGTGAATCTAGAGCGCCTCGAAGGCACATTGAAGCGTGAGAAAATGGCAGCTGGAATCATCGCGAAGGAAGAAGCGCTTGAAGCGAATCCTGAGAGCGCTGAACTCAAAGCCGAGTTGGAGGCGCTTCGCCACGACGAACGCGTCTTCCGTCTCACTCAAGCTGAGGATCTTGTCCAACGCTATCCGAATGAATTTAGCTACCGCTACGAACTCGGCGAACTTTACCACGCTGAAGGCGAGACTGATAAGGCGATTAAGGAGCTTCAGCTCGCGCAGCGTAGCCCGAAGGTGCGTATCAATGCACTGATCCTTCTTGGTAAGGCCTATAAGGTGAAGGGCTTTGCTGACCTTGCCGCCGAGCAGCTGACTCTTGCGAAATCTGAAATTCCGGGTGTCACAGACCAGAAGAAGGATGTGCTTTACGAACTCGGTTCTTGCTACGAAGAGCAGGGCGACATGGAGAAAGCGATGGTTGAGTTTAAGGCACTGTATGGTGCTGATATCAGCTACCGCGACGTATCTCAGAAGATCGACGATTTCTACTCGAAGAAATCATAA
- a CDS encoding RsmB/NOP family class I SAM-dependent RNA methyltransferase yields MRSIKFNLSTATATGWDGAITLTESYLTENLKADQLLERLPEDFSGDRRSSCQSLFLGALRHGHRVQHALQPMLRQKPRAMIEAIFLVAGYEMLSSPEEKHPQIVHHAVERSKALAAASETGLLNAVLRKLPEALGATHPSNRPDAHFSHPKWLFKRWNKEFGPPTTIKLMEWNQRVPATYIKLYETPSEIPNGLEKTEWEHFYKVAGASWKDDLRPLLNKGNAYIKDPSTRLAPGLLAPKKGDDVLDLCAAPGGKAYDMAHLMELEGHIVALDLPGNRIARLSQNLKSLATEHLECTILEGDLLELSDEAFEEQGLPTQYDAVMLDAPCSNTGVIQRRTDVKWRLRGRDVSNCAYLQKQLLEAASHCVKPGGRLVYSTCSIEADENQEVVDAFLKSEAGERFALKDSAISLPWETGHDGAGAFLLVAEL; encoded by the coding sequence ATGAGAAGTATTAAGTTCAATTTATCTACAGCCACCGCTACAGGGTGGGATGGCGCCATCACACTAACGGAGAGTTACCTGACGGAAAACCTCAAGGCGGATCAGCTTTTAGAGCGACTACCTGAAGATTTCTCGGGCGACCGCAGATCCAGCTGCCAGTCTCTATTCCTAGGCGCACTGCGGCACGGACACCGAGTCCAGCATGCACTACAGCCAATGCTCCGACAAAAACCGCGTGCGATGATCGAGGCCATTTTCCTCGTCGCTGGCTACGAAATGTTGTCCAGCCCCGAAGAAAAACACCCTCAAATCGTGCACCATGCAGTGGAACGCAGCAAGGCTTTGGCGGCCGCATCCGAGACCGGATTGCTAAATGCGGTGCTTCGTAAATTACCAGAAGCACTTGGCGCGACACATCCAAGCAATCGCCCTGACGCACATTTCAGTCACCCTAAATGGCTATTTAAACGCTGGAACAAAGAGTTCGGCCCTCCAACCACCATTAAATTGATGGAATGGAACCAGCGCGTCCCCGCCACCTATATTAAACTCTACGAAACTCCGTCCGAAATCCCCAATGGTCTCGAAAAGACCGAATGGGAGCATTTCTACAAAGTAGCTGGCGCCTCATGGAAGGATGACCTGCGCCCGCTCCTGAATAAAGGAAACGCCTATATCAAAGATCCATCGACTCGACTCGCCCCAGGCTTGCTCGCACCCAAAAAGGGCGACGACGTGCTCGATCTCTGCGCTGCTCCTGGCGGTAAAGCCTACGACATGGCTCATTTAATGGAGCTCGAAGGCCACATCGTGGCACTCGACCTACCAGGCAACCGCATCGCCCGCCTGAGCCAAAACTTGAAGAGCCTGGCGACCGAGCACCTAGAATGCACGATTCTCGAAGGCGACTTGCTGGAACTCAGCGATGAAGCATTCGAAGAACAAGGACTCCCAACACAATATGACGCCGTGATGCTCGATGCGCCATGCTCCAACACTGGAGTCATTCAGCGCCGAACCGACGTCAAGTGGCGCCTGCGCGGGCGCGACGTAAGTAACTGCGCCTACCTGCAAAAGCAATTACTCGAAGCCGCCTCACATTGCGTGAAGCCGGGTGGTCGATTGGTTTACAGCACCTGCAGTATTGAAGCCGATGAAAATCAAGAAGTCGTCGACGCCTTCTTAAAGAGCGAAGCAGGCGAACGCTTTGCCCTAAAAGACAGCGCAATCAGCCTGCCATGGGAAACCGGCCACGATGGAGCGGGGGCATTTCTACTCGTCGCCGAGCTGTAA